A genomic window from Salvia miltiorrhiza cultivar Shanhuang (shh) chromosome 5, IMPLAD_Smil_shh, whole genome shotgun sequence includes:
- the LOC131025847 gene encoding uncharacterized protein LOC131025847, with translation MDLKSELQQLWGIASAWQLIPLGKGYYTLRFTMATDKAIAKEKAIWKLSKGNLRLREWTCNFDPFKKNSHLANVWVRIHYLPIEYWNPQVISGIGRFLGHPLKIDGASAGRDFGQFARILVEIDMSLPIPNTILIDMEEFSFHVEFVFENLSLYCGRCKITGHSPNGCRKNKSVAPGEAKDTNTALPKQPQPIIQKSQPQPVLEWQQVGGKQQVGNEPVEAESDQVGSKISEPKKLLGNSFGSLVAEDVEEEDLEVVDEDIDGESTEGRLAASPMKDFEGRNDDFDCEASGLQKKELALANAIRAQRLERELEKEPNSLA, from the coding sequence ATGGATTTGAAGTCGGAGCTTCAACAACTTTGGGGTATAGCTTCTGCTTGGCAATTGATTCCGTTGGGAAAGGGCTATTATACACTCCGATTTACTATGGCGACTGATAAAGCTATAGCGAAGGAGAAGGCGATCTGGAAACTCTCGAAGGGGAATCTTCGGCTCCGGGAGTGGACTTGCAATTTTGATCCGTTCAAGAAAAACTCTCATTTGGCTAACGTGTGGGTCAGAATTCATTACCTTCCAATCGAGTACTGGAATCCACAAGTTATCTCTGGAATTGGACGTTTCTTGGGCCACCCTTTGAAGATCGATGGTGCGTCGGCAGGAAGAGATTTTGGACAGTTCGCCCGTATTCTTGTTGAAATAGATATGTCACTTCCTATCCCTAATACTATACTTATTGATATGGAGGAGTTCTCATTTCATGTGGAATTTGTTTTCGAAAATCTTTCCCTTTATTGTGGTCGTTGCAAGATTACGGGACATTCTCCCAATGGATGCCGCAAGAACAAATCGGTGGCGCCGGGGGAGGCGAAGGATACGAATACGGCGCTGCCGAAGCAGCCGCAGCCGATTATCCAAAAATCCCAGCCACAGCCGGTGCTTGAGTGGCAGCAGGTCGGTGGAAAGCAGCAGGTTGGGAATGAGCCGGTAGAGGCTGAATCGGATCAGGTTGGGTCCAAGATTAGTGAACCGAAGAAGTTGTTGGGGAACTCTTTTGGATCCTTGGTGGCAGAAGATGTTGAGGAGGAAGACTTGGAGGTGGTAGATGAGGATATTGATGGGGAGTCTACAGAGGGACGCCTGGCTGCGAGTCCCATGAAGGATTTTGAGGGGCGTAATGATGACTTCGACTGTGAGGCCAGCGGCTTACAGAAGAAAGAGTTAGCCCTTGCGAACGCTATCAGAGCACAACGTCTGGAGCGTGAGCTGGAGAAAGAGCCAAACTCTTTGGCGTAG